A stretch of Spirosoma oryzicola DNA encodes these proteins:
- a CDS encoding DinB family protein produces the protein MPRFVSQVLIDQLQKDVMIIRQLADQHFAPLSEAQLLERPGPAEWSVAQCLEHLNTYGSYYLPLLEQAILQGEQSGSGARAFFRSGWLGNYFATSMRPGADGRIRLKAKAVKSHTPNDQPNAQNVRREFLRQQAQLESLLDRAKAVDLEGSRIPISIARWIKLSLGDTFRFLIAHEQRHVLQAQRVLKAVGISPTTNTPFRAS, from the coding sequence ATGCCGCGTTTCGTGAGTCAGGTTTTGATCGATCAGTTGCAGAAAGACGTAATGATAATACGCCAGCTTGCCGATCAGCATTTTGCGCCTTTATCCGAGGCCCAGTTGCTTGAACGGCCCGGACCAGCGGAGTGGAGCGTCGCGCAATGCCTGGAGCATCTGAACACTTACGGATCGTATTACCTGCCGCTGCTTGAGCAAGCGATTCTTCAGGGCGAACAAAGTGGCTCTGGGGCAAGAGCCTTTTTTCGAAGCGGTTGGCTCGGCAACTATTTCGCCACGTCCATGCGTCCCGGTGCCGACGGACGTATTCGACTTAAAGCGAAAGCCGTTAAAAGCCATACCCCCAATGACCAACCCAATGCACAAAACGTACGGCGCGAATTTCTTCGACAACAGGCGCAATTGGAATCCCTGCTCGACCGGGCGAAAGCGGTTGACCTGGAAGGCTCGCGCATACCCATTTCAATTGCCCGCTGGATCAAGCTGAGTCTGGGTGATACGTTTCGTTTTTTAATTGCTCACGAGCAGCGGCACGTCTTGCAGGCACAACGCGTCCTGAAAGCGGTGGGTATTTCGCCCACCACAAATACGCCCTTCAGGGCCTCGTAA